One Pseudomonas abieticivorans genomic region harbors:
- the xerC gene encoding tyrosine recombinase XerC — protein MEAHLDAYCTHLRSERQVSGHTLEAYRRDLNKVLAFCQKEHLATWAALDIQQLRRLVARQHQLGQSGRSLARLLSAVRGFYRYLNREGICSHDPANGLSPPKGERRLPRTLDTDRALQLLDGAVEDDFLAHRDQAMLELFYSSGLRLSELTSLNLEQLDLADGLVQVHGKGSKVRVLPVGRKAREALQQWLPLRALSNPPDDAVFVSQQGRRLGPRAIQLRVKAAGERELGQNLHPHMLRHSFASHLLESSQDLRAVQEMLGHADIATTQIYTHLDFQHLATVYDSAHPRAKRSKDSDS, from the coding sequence ATGGAAGCGCACCTGGATGCTTACTGCACGCACTTGCGCAGTGAGCGGCAAGTGTCCGGCCACACCTTGGAAGCTTACCGCCGCGACCTGAACAAGGTGCTCGCGTTCTGCCAGAAAGAGCACCTGGCCACTTGGGCTGCGCTCGACATCCAGCAGTTGCGCCGGCTGGTTGCCCGCCAGCATCAACTCGGCCAATCGGGCCGCAGCCTGGCGCGCCTGCTGTCGGCGGTCCGGGGCTTTTATCGCTACCTCAACCGCGAAGGCATCTGCAGCCACGACCCGGCCAACGGCCTGTCGCCGCCCAAGGGCGAACGGCGCCTGCCCCGCACCCTGGACACCGACCGTGCCCTGCAATTGCTCGATGGCGCGGTGGAAGACGACTTCCTTGCCCATCGCGATCAAGCCATGCTGGAGCTGTTCTATTCCTCGGGCCTGCGCCTGTCCGAACTGACCAGCCTGAACCTTGAACAACTGGACTTGGCCGATGGCCTGGTGCAAGTGCACGGCAAAGGCAGCAAGGTCCGCGTGTTGCCGGTCGGCCGCAAGGCCCGCGAAGCGTTGCAACAGTGGCTGCCCCTGCGCGCCCTGAGCAACCCGCCCGACGACGCCGTATTCGTCAGCCAGCAAGGCCGGCGCCTGGGGCCACGGGCCATCCAGCTAAGGGTCAAGGCTGCTGGCGAGCGCGAGCTGGGGCAAAATCTTCACCCGCACATGTTGCGACACTCATTTGCCAGCCACCTGCTGGAATCGTCCCAGGACCTGCGCGCGGTTCAGGAGATGCTCGGCCACGCCGACATCGCCACCACGCAGATCTACACCCACCTGGACTTCCAGCACCTGGCCACGGTCTACGACAGCGCCCACCCGCGGGCCAAACGCAGCAAGGACAGTGATTCATGA
- a CDS encoding HAD family hydrolase: MSIKLITFDLDDTLWDTAPVIISAETVLREWLAEHAPKLGGVPVEHLFAIRQRLIEAEPGLKHRISALRRKVLFHALNDAGYVEARAQSLADQSFEVFLHARHQIEVFPEVTPTLEALAQRYTLGVITNGNADVRRLGLEDHFAVILCAEDIGIGKPDVRLFQEALNRVQIPASAAVHIGDHPGDDIFGAQQAGMRAVWYNPQGKAWDAEHQPDAEIQSLSELPGVLAAW, from the coding sequence ATGAGCATCAAGCTGATCACCTTCGATCTTGACGACACCCTGTGGGACACGGCGCCTGTGATCATCAGCGCCGAGACCGTGTTGCGCGAATGGCTGGCCGAGCATGCACCCAAATTGGGCGGCGTACCGGTGGAGCACCTGTTCGCCATCCGCCAGCGCCTGATAGAGGCAGAACCTGGCTTGAAACATCGCATCAGCGCACTGCGGCGCAAGGTGCTGTTCCATGCCCTGAACGATGCCGGCTACGTCGAGGCGCGCGCGCAGTCCTTGGCCGACCAAAGCTTTGAGGTATTCCTGCACGCCCGGCACCAGATCGAAGTATTCCCGGAGGTCACCCCGACCCTGGAGGCGCTTGCCCAGCGCTACACCCTGGGGGTGATCACCAACGGCAACGCCGACGTACGCCGCCTGGGCCTGGAAGACCATTTCGCAGTGATCCTGTGCGCCGAGGACATTGGCATCGGCAAACCGGATGTGCGCTTGTTCCAGGAAGCCCTGAACCGCGTGCAGATCCCTGCAAGTGCCGCCGTGCATATCGGCGACCACCCCGGCGATGACATCTTTGGCGCGCAGCAGGCCGGTATGCGGGCCGTCTGGTACAACCCGCAGGGCAAGGCATGGGACGCCGAGCATCAGCCGGATGCCGAGATCCAAAGCCTTTCGGAGCTGCCTGGGGTGTTGGCAGCCTGGTAG
- the sutA gene encoding transcriptional regulator SutA, which translates to MSDDDLENDELEVGDEDDTEESLEVAAEDVADDDGGDAPAPTAKGKAKAAVSVDELPSIEAKNKERDALARAMEEFLSRGGKVQEVEPNVVADPPKKPDNKYGSRPI; encoded by the coding sequence ATGAGCGACGATGATCTGGAAAACGACGAACTCGAAGTAGGCGACGAGGACGATACCGAGGAAAGCCTTGAAGTGGCTGCCGAGGACGTTGCGGACGACGATGGTGGCGATGCTCCCGCGCCCACTGCCAAAGGCAAGGCCAAGGCAGCGGTGTCGGTCGACGAACTGCCGAGCATAGAAGCCAAGAACAAGGAGCGTGATGCCCTTGCCCGGGCGATGGAAGAGTTTCTGTCGCGCGGTGGCAAAGTGCAGGAAGTCGAGCCGAACGTGGTAGCCGACCCGCCCAAGAAGCCAGACAACAAATACGGCAGCCGCCCTATCTGA